One genomic window of Nicotiana sylvestris chromosome 10, ASM39365v2, whole genome shotgun sequence includes the following:
- the LOC138879516 gene encoding uncharacterized protein yields the protein MPGYAKMMKDLMSRKFDFQDLATVTLTQTYSTVVTRPIAEKLSIPGSFTIPCTIGNFAFSKALCDLGASINLMPLEIYKRLGIGRARPTSMLLQLADRTVKQPSSILDDVLIQVGKFVFPADFVILDCKVDE from the coding sequence atgcctgggtatgcaaaaatgatgaaggacttaatgtcccgaaaatttgatttccaagacttggccacagttaCTCTTACTCAGACCTATAGTacagtggtgactagaccaattgcgGAAAAGCTGTCTATCCCAGggagctttacaattccatgcactattggtaattttgcttttTCTAAGGCACTGTGTGATCTAGGGGCCAGtattaatcttatgcccctggagATTTATAAGAGGCTGggtattggaagagctagacccacctctatgttaTTGCAGCTGGCTGACAGAACTGTAAAGCAACCCTCAAGTATCCTAgatgatgtgttgattcaggtagggaaatttgtgttccctgcagattttgtgatcttagactgcAAAGTAGATGAataa